In Megalops cyprinoides isolate fMegCyp1 chromosome 25, fMegCyp1.pri, whole genome shotgun sequence, a single window of DNA contains:
- the LOC118772163 gene encoding G-protein coupled receptor 22-like: MHILPSLDEAATMSNVTVQDVMEPASDGPPAAPFPVSYQVPLTCFLVLEIVLGLSSNLTVLALYCMKSDLIGSVSNVVTVNLHVLDAAVCVCCAPLTAAVVLLPAGADAALLCCFHEACVSFASVATAANVLAITLDRYDISVRPANRVLTMGRAAALLGAVWAVSFFSFLVPFVEAGFFGQGGLDRNRTAEPPEDGDDRYDRYDRYDRELELYYHLLAQIPIFLFTAVVMLVTYAKILQALNIRIGARFQAARRKKAVSTATQPEAPEAAQGDSGGGAEAGAGPGAATGGRSTTLGMRASVSVIIALRRAVKRHRERRERQRRVFRMSLLIVSTFLLCWTPITALNAAILATGPGRLTLRLRPAFLVMAYGTTVFHPLLYAFTRQKFQKVLRSTMKKRVVSIVEADPLPNNTVIHNSWIDPKRNKKVTFEESELRQKCLSSEEVV, from the coding sequence ATGCATATCCTGCCCTCGCTGGACGAAGCAGCCACCATGAGCAACGTCACTGTGCAGGATGTGATGGAGCCGGCCTCGGACGGCCCGCCAGCCGCGCCCTTCCCCGTCAGCTACCAGGTGCCGCTCACCTGCTTCCTGGTGCTGGAGATCGTCCTGGGCCTGAGCAGCAACCTGACGGTGCTGGCGCTCTACTGCATGAAGTCTGACCTGATCGGCTCGGTCAGCAACGTGGTGACGGTCAACCTGCACGTGCTGGACGCGGCGGTGTGCGTGTGCTGCGCGCCGCTGACGGCGGCCGTGGTGCTGCTGCCGGCGGGGGCCGACGCCGCCCTGCTCTGCTGCTTCCACGAGGCCTGCGTCTCCTTCGCCAGCGTCGCCACCGCCGCCAACGTGCTGGCCATCACGCTGGACCGCTACGACATCTCTGTGCGGCCCGCCAATCGCGTGCTGACTATGGGCCGGGCGGCGGCGCTGCTGGGAGCCGTCTGGGCCGTGTCCTTCTTCAGCTTCCTGGTGCCCTTCGTGGAGGCTGGGTTCTTCGGGCAGGGCGGGCTGGACCGGAACCGGACGGCGGAGCCCCCGGAGGACGGGGACGACCGCTACGACCGCTATGACCGCTACGACCGGGAGCTCGAACTCTACTACCACCTGCTGGCGCAGATCCCCATCTTCCTCTTCACCGCCGTGGTCATGCTGGTCACCTACGCCAAGATCCTGCAGGCGCTCAACATCCGGATTGGCGCCCGCTTCCAGGCGGCGCGGAGGAAGAAGGCCGTCTCCACGGCGACGCAGCCCGAGGCCCCCGAGGCGGCGCAGGGCGACAGcggagggggggcagaggcaggggcaggGCCGGGGGCGGCCACGGGGGGGCGGAGCACCACGCTGGGCATGCGCGCATCCGTGTCGGTCATCATCGCCCTGCGGCGGGCGGTCAAGCGGCACCGCGAGCGGCGGGAGAGGCAGCGGCGGGTCTTCCGCATGTCGCTGCTCATCGTCTCCACCTTCCTGCTGTGCTGGACGCCCATCACCGCGCTCAACGCCGCCATCCTGGCCACAGGGCCCGGCCGCCTCACCCTCCGCCTGCGGCCCGCCTTCCTGGTCATGGCCTACGGCACCACCGTCTTCCACCCGCTGCTCTACGCCTTCACCCGCCAGAAGTTCCAGAAGGTTCTGCGGAGCACCATGAAGAAGCGGGTGGTGTCCATCGTGGAGGCCGACCCCCTGCCCAACAACACGGTCATCCACAACTCCTGGATCGACCCCAAGCGGAACAAAAAGGTGACGTTCGAGGAGAGTGAGCTCCGGCAGAAATGCCTCTCTTCAGAAGAAGTGGTG